One Candidatus Sulfurimonas baltica DNA segment encodes these proteins:
- the glyS gene encoding glycine--tRNA ligase subunit beta: protein MLKPLLIEIGVEELPAVPLLKELNNIEKKYADILEKNSLLCEFEFYYTPRRLVIWHAEFKTRQDDSEEEFFGAPIAVAYKDGEPTPAAIGFAKKCGVSIEEIGKAQKGGKEVLYYKKDLKGKASAELLGDVIQSWIKSLDFGKSMRWGSNSESFIRPIRWVNVLLGDELVDMELFNVKSSKQTFVHRISNFDVVNISGAKEYFEVLKDGGVTLFPELRRENILANFSSLEKDNGIKIEIDEDLLDEVVAITEHPTALLGSFDESFLRLPAEVIITSMKEHQRYFPVFKDGKLINKFVVVSNALTDDFTKVIEGNETVLRPRLADGLFFYDNDLKNGLSTNGLEKVVFMKGLGTVADKIQREKKIANILFDIYKPEGSSKETLERAVSLAKADLTSEMVYEFTELQGLMGSYYAKALGESDEVATCIKEQYLPDGEDSELPSSKLSAIVAMSIKLDTLLAMFSINQIPTGTRDPFALRRAVNGLIRITKEHNLEFDIVKTLKELLVGYAEFDMSKLEAFFLERVKQYFKVNPSIIVAVLASGERELLAMGKKIEALETMVNSEGFSESFSTFKRVSNITKDINMSIEMIVDHKLFEHEAEKVLHVRYIEVSTCRYNSYEEELDALFGLKPELDKFFEDVMVNAEDESVRNNRKSLLASIYKSILKIADIKEVSVA from the coding sequence ATGTTAAAACCATTATTAATAGAGATTGGTGTAGAAGAGCTTCCAGCGGTTCCGCTTTTAAAAGAGTTAAACAATATTGAGAAGAAATATGCTGATATACTAGAAAAAAATTCACTTTTATGTGAGTTTGAGTTTTACTATACGCCTCGTCGTTTGGTTATTTGGCACGCAGAGTTTAAAACTCGTCAAGATGACAGTGAAGAGGAGTTCTTCGGCGCACCAATAGCTGTAGCATACAAAGATGGTGAGCCAACTCCGGCAGCTATCGGCTTTGCAAAGAAATGTGGAGTTTCCATTGAAGAGATTGGCAAAGCACAGAAGGGCGGGAAAGAAGTTCTTTACTATAAAAAAGATCTTAAAGGAAAAGCTTCTGCAGAACTTCTAGGTGATGTTATACAAAGCTGGATAAAGTCACTTGATTTTGGCAAGTCAATGAGATGGGGAAGCAACAGCGAGAGCTTTATTAGACCAATCAGATGGGTAAATGTGCTTTTAGGCGATGAATTAGTTGACATGGAACTTTTTAATGTTAAGTCATCAAAGCAAACTTTTGTTCACCGTATAAGCAATTTTGACGTTGTTAATATCAGTGGAGCTAAAGAGTATTTTGAAGTTTTAAAAGATGGCGGTGTAACACTCTTCCCTGAACTTAGACGTGAAAATATTTTGGCAAATTTTTCTTCACTTGAAAAAGACAATGGTATAAAAATTGAAATAGACGAAGATTTACTTGATGAAGTAGTTGCTATTACAGAACATCCAACTGCACTTTTAGGCTCATTTGATGAGTCGTTTTTAAGACTTCCCGCTGAAGTAATTATTACCTCTATGAAAGAGCATCAGAGATACTTTCCAGTTTTTAAAGATGGTAAATTAATCAATAAATTTGTTGTTGTATCAAATGCGCTTACTGATGATTTTACCAAGGTTATTGAAGGGAATGAAACAGTTCTTAGACCACGTTTGGCTGATGGGCTTTTCTTTTATGACAATGATCTCAAAAATGGACTTAGCACCAACGGACTTGAAAAAGTTGTTTTTATGAAAGGTCTTGGGACAGTTGCTGACAAAATACAGCGCGAGAAAAAAATAGCAAATATTCTTTTTGATATATATAAGCCAGAAGGCTCAAGTAAAGAGACTCTAGAGCGCGCTGTAAGTTTAGCAAAGGCTGACTTGACAAGCGAGATGGTTTATGAGTTTACAGAGCTTCAAGGTCTTATGGGAAGCTACTATGCAAAAGCACTAGGCGAGAGCGATGAAGTAGCTACATGTATAAAAGAGCAGTATCTTCCAGATGGAGAAGATAGTGAACTTCCTTCGTCTAAGTTAAGCGCTATAGTTGCTATGAGTATTAAGCTAGATACTCTTCTTGCAATGTTTAGCATAAACCAAATCCCAACAGGCACTCGTGATCCTTTTGCTCTTCGTCGTGCCGTTAATGGTCTTATTAGAATAACTAAAGAGCATAATTTAGAGTTTGATATTGTTAAGACTTTAAAAGAGTTGTTAGTAGGCTATGCAGAGTTTGATATGTCAAAACTTGAGGCATTCTTTTTAGAGAGAGTTAAGCAGTACTTTAAAGTAAACCCCTCAATCATTGTAGCTGTTTTAGCTTCTGGAGAGAGAGAACTTTTAGCCATGGGTAAAAAGATAGAAGCTTTAGAGACTATGGTAAACAGTGAAGGTTTCAGTGAATCTTTTTCAACATTTAAAAGAGTCTCAAACATCACTAAAGATATTAATATGTCAATAGAGATGATAGTTGATCACAAGCTTTTTGAGCATGAAGCGGAAAAAGTTCTACATGTAAGATACATAGAAGTCTCTACATGTAGATATAACTCTTATGAGGAGGAGCTAGATGCTCTCTTTGGTCTTAAGCCTGAACTCGACAAGTTCTTTGAGGATGTTATGGTAAATGCCGAAGATGAAAGTGTAAGAAATAACAGAAAATCTTTACTAGCTTCTATCTATAAAAGCATCTTGAAGATTGCTGACATAAAAGAGGTGAGTGTAGCATAG
- a CDS encoding nitrous oxide reductase accessory protein NosL, whose protein sequence is MVEKQIRDKSDIFNIPVLRFLFKNQLFIMGLRLILLELFIYAIYFGLIHHVKEENIFTTAVFWSLFWPLFVVVTLSTFGRIFCGICPHGFMGKYITNFGLKKKMPKVLSNPFVGLLLLIVGFWVVYYIYPEAYKTPIASSIFFIVLTVISVVFFYIYKDMSYCKSICPIGTLMRGFGKISFVTLGTYENSCKTCTTFECADACSYNLKPFTFDKRSSMTDCTLCMDCSSACEAVSLKFTKPSESLFKNFKIQKAEVWAFILITAAISIAMSFHHALGRVAISDEFIWSKLGLFLEDKIAISGVDYVGISALFFAMLITISLVYLGMYIAAKVLKEDFKRVFYTLGYAFAPLFIIGGLSHTYEFFFLHHYSDIANGFIQGFNLTQNRVEPIAARGDSWLRIFAIFNYIAVVWAFIIMAKRINFFSASKIAKIVAFVAASSLIIFYLWLNVYKVYAFKTYGAKKFSHHAPNTKRFQSVSLIDATLLQSGENKRDGILCGMDLVIFYKTNHAATLNGEARQYCSLYCLVDDLHVNKLPLENIQVVDAKSLKFIDVTKAFYVVGSRQKGTMSVESKYAFSNYEDASAFAKLYGGKILNFDGAVEIAKKDFKSAL, encoded by the coding sequence ATGGTTGAAAAACAAATAAGAGATAAGAGTGACATATTTAATATTCCTGTTTTAAGGTTTTTATTTAAAAATCAATTGTTTATAATGGGTCTTAGATTAATACTTCTGGAGTTATTTATATATGCTATATACTTTGGACTTATCCATCATGTAAAAGAGGAAAACATCTTTACAACTGCAGTTTTTTGGTCATTGTTCTGGCCACTGTTTGTAGTTGTTACACTCTCGACTTTTGGCAGAATTTTTTGCGGTATCTGTCCACATGGCTTTATGGGAAAATATATAACTAACTTCGGCCTTAAAAAAAAGATGCCTAAAGTACTCTCTAACCCTTTTGTCGGTCTTTTGCTTCTTATAGTGGGTTTTTGGGTGGTTTATTATATATATCCTGAGGCCTATAAAACTCCAATAGCTTCATCAATCTTTTTTATTGTTTTAACGGTTATCTCAGTTGTGTTTTTTTATATATATAAAGATATGAGCTACTGCAAATCAATATGTCCTATAGGGACTTTGATGAGAGGTTTTGGAAAAATTTCTTTTGTAACGCTCGGTACTTATGAAAATTCTTGTAAGACTTGTACAACATTTGAGTGTGCAGATGCATGTTCATACAACCTCAAACCATTTACCTTTGATAAACGCTCAAGCATGACGGACTGTACTTTGTGTATGGATTGCAGTAGTGCATGTGAGGCAGTAAGTTTAAAATTTACAAAGCCATCTGAGTCGCTTTTTAAAAACTTTAAGATACAAAAAGCTGAAGTTTGGGCTTTCATTCTGATAACAGCGGCAATTTCCATTGCCATGAGTTTTCACCACGCACTTGGACGTGTTGCAATATCTGATGAATTTATATGGTCGAAACTCGGTCTTTTTTTAGAAGATAAAATAGCTATTAGTGGAGTTGATTATGTAGGAATCAGTGCACTGTTTTTTGCAATGCTTATAACAATCTCTTTAGTATACTTGGGAATGTACATTGCGGCAAAAGTTTTGAAAGAAGATTTCAAAAGAGTGTTTTATACTCTAGGTTATGCTTTTGCACCTCTGTTTATAATAGGGGGACTCTCACACACTTACGAATTTTTCTTTTTACACCACTACAGCGATATAGCAAATGGATTTATTCAAGGTTTTAATCTTACTCAAAACAGAGTAGAACCAATCGCTGCAAGAGGAGATAGCTGGCTTAGAATATTTGCTATTTTTAATTACATTGCCGTTGTTTGGGCATTTATAATTATGGCAAAGAGAATAAACTTTTTCAGTGCTTCAAAAATTGCCAAAATAGTAGCGTTTGTAGCCGCTTCTAGTCTAATTATTTTTTATCTGTGGCTTAATGTCTATAAAGTTTATGCCTTTAAAACCTATGGTGCTAAAAAGTTTTCGCATCATGCTCCAAACACTAAAAGGTTTCAATCAGTCTCCTTAATTGATGCAACACTTCTTCAGTCTGGAGAGAACAAGAGAGATGGAATTTTATGCGGCATGGATTTGGTTATATTTTATAAAACAAATCATGCAGCCACACTAAACGGTGAGGCTAGACAATACTGCTCTCTTTACTGTCTTGTTGATGACCTACATGTAAATAAACTTCCTCTTGAAAATATTCAGGTTGTTGATGCGAAAAGTTTGAAATTTATAGATGTGACAAAAGCTTTTTACGTAGTTGGCAGCAGACAAAAAGGGACTATGAGCGTAGAGAGTAAATATGCATTTTCAAACTATGAAGATGCCAGTGCGTTTGCAAAATTGTATGGCGGTAAAATTTTAAATTTTGATGGAGCCGTTGAGATAGCAAAAAAAGATTTTAAAAGCGCTCTTTAA
- a CDS encoding TonB-dependent receptor, whose protein sequence is MKYRYSLITLLALSSLNAQDVSLDAISVTATKIFKGTKEVSQSISVVDEKTIGDKNILNIQEAIENIPGVNAESSTNSPSPRLIIRGAGLKARYGVREVMVMKDGVPLTDPDSFTRFDFIDMQDVASIEVQKGPGSINAANATGGVIQLITKSVFEEDYNRIKLGFGDDGQRNLNLKLRGALGENDFTSVTFSKRKIDNEWRDNNEFDATQFSLKYGHLFEDDSSIETELSYTQSNMNIPTSMTASEFATFESTGEQHDTSAQFQNSSRDSKILALNVRYEKEVGDTTYKPRFYFNTWDHFHPVTGIINESDNNSVYGTDLEFDYNHNLFGDKASLVAGVTLKADITKDSRKYKYAHYVTLPASGWPFTPYISETLSDVKGDLAQTEDSTTTLYGAYIMETFSPLNGLTCDFSTRVDKLSFDISGNEITAYDYSSKNYITGVGLYTTDKSYTLLSSRVGATYKLTETTNMYVSIATANQAPTTSELGENESLEKSTSLNYEVGIKTRAKNISYDLAVYQNDVDDEIIQILDSNGNSIYDNAGKTQKRGLEFNGVYKLSQNMNIGGSYAFSDFKFKKFNEKVGAGLVSRDSNYLPYIPKNQYSLFAAFNMSNGFKTRVTAKSWGSYYMDNANTKKYEGFKFVTNLMVGYGYKSHNIQLNIKNMTNKYYAMEALKNVYGNESYKAGAPMSSMLTYSYLF, encoded by the coding sequence ATGAAATATAGATATTCACTTATAACACTATTGGCACTCTCGTCACTTAATGCTCAAGATGTCAGCTTAGATGCCATTAGTGTAACAGCAACCAAAATCTTTAAAGGGACAAAAGAGGTGTCGCAATCAATTTCAGTTGTTGATGAGAAAACTATTGGGGATAAAAACATACTAAATATACAAGAGGCCATAGAAAATATACCGGGTGTAAATGCAGAGTCATCCACAAACTCTCCCAGTCCGAGACTTATAATCAGAGGAGCAGGGCTTAAAGCTAGATATGGTGTAAGGGAAGTTATGGTTATGAAAGATGGAGTGCCTCTAACTGACCCAGACTCATTTACCAGATTTGATTTTATAGACATGCAAGATGTAGCCAGTATAGAGGTGCAAAAAGGGCCAGGCTCTATAAATGCTGCCAATGCAACAGGTGGCGTAATTCAACTTATAACAAAGTCTGTATTTGAGGAAGATTACAACAGAATAAAACTTGGTTTCGGTGATGATGGGCAAAGAAATCTTAATCTAAAACTCAGAGGTGCTCTTGGTGAAAACGATTTTACTTCAGTAACTTTTAGTAAGAGGAAGATAGATAATGAGTGGAGAGATAATAATGAATTTGATGCCACTCAATTTAGTTTAAAGTATGGTCATTTATTCGAAGATGATTCATCAATAGAAACAGAGCTCTCTTATACTCAATCAAATATGAATATACCAACATCAATGACGGCCAGCGAGTTCGCAACTTTTGAGAGTACGGGTGAACAGCACGACACAAGCGCACAATTTCAAAATAGCTCAAGAGATTCAAAAATATTAGCCCTTAATGTCAGGTATGAAAAAGAGGTAGGGGATACAACTTACAAACCAAGGTTTTATTTTAATACATGGGATCACTTTCATCCGGTAACAGGAATAATAAACGAGAGCGACAACAACAGTGTATATGGAACCGATTTAGAGTTTGATTATAATCATAATTTATTTGGAGATAAAGCCTCTTTGGTGGCTGGGGTAACTCTTAAAGCAGATATAACCAAAGATTCCAGAAAGTATAAATATGCACATTACGTAACTCTACCTGCGTCTGGATGGCCATTTACTCCATATATAAGTGAGACACTATCTGATGTAAAAGGCGATTTGGCACAAACTGAGGATAGTACAACTACACTTTATGGGGCTTACATAATGGAGACATTTTCACCTCTTAACGGCTTGACATGTGATTTTAGCACAAGAGTTGATAAACTAAGTTTTGACATAAGTGGCAATGAGATTACTGCTTATGATTACAGCTCAAAAAACTATATAACAGGAGTTGGTCTTTATACAACCGATAAGTCATATACGCTTCTATCATCAAGAGTTGGGGCGACTTATAAGCTAACTGAGACTACAAACATGTATGTATCTATAGCAACGGCCAATCAAGCTCCTACTACAAGTGAATTAGGCGAGAATGAATCTTTGGAAAAATCAACAAGTTTAAACTATGAAGTTGGTATTAAAACAAGAGCCAAAAATATCTCATATGATTTGGCTGTTTATCAAAATGATGTAGATGACGAGATTATTCAGATTTTAGATTCTAACGGCAACTCTATATATGACAACGCCGGAAAGACTCAAAAAAGAGGTTTGGAGTTTAACGGTGTATATAAATTATCTCAGAATATGAACATTGGTGGCAGCTATGCTTTTAGTGATTTTAAATTTAAAAAATTCAATGAAAAAGTCGGTGCTGGATTAGTCTCTAGAGATTCAAACTATCTGCCGTATATTCCAAAAAACCAGTATTCGCTTTTTGCCGCATTTAACATGTCAAACGGCTTTAAAACACGAGTGACCGCAAAAAGTTGGGGCAGCTACTATATGGACAATGCAAATACAAAAAAATATGAAGGGTTTAAATTTGTTACTAATTTAATGGTGGGTTATGGATATAAATCGCATAATATACAGTTGAATATTAAAAATATGACAAATAAGTATTATGCAATGGAAGCTTTAAAAAATGTATACGGCAATGAATCATACAAGGCCGGAGCTCCAATGAGTTCAATGCTTACTTATAGCTATCTATTTTAG
- a CDS encoding class II SORL domain-containing protein, producing the protein MPKINKYVDIDTVEREAKKDLIDRHSPFIHCEDTAKAGEMFSITVKMGNEYTHPDDFDHYIANMSLFNGETLLARADFTPGALGNIKSHAQVTFNIIPTGKKLKLTAQAYCTKHGIWESTETVVEVTE; encoded by the coding sequence ATGCCAAAGATAAATAAGTATGTAGATATTGACACCGTAGAGCGTGAAGCTAAAAAAGACCTGATTGACCGTCACTCTCCGTTTATTCACTGTGAAGATACAGCCAAAGCTGGTGAGATGTTTTCAATAACCGTAAAAATGGGTAACGAGTATACTCATCCTGATGATTTTGATCACTATATTGCCAACATGTCACTTTTTAACGGTGAGACGCTTCTTGCTCGTGCTGACTTTACACCTGGTGCTCTTGGAAATATAAAATCTCATGCACAAGTTACATTTAACATTATTCCAACTGGTAAAAAACTAAAACTTACTGCTCAAGCATACTGTACTAAACATGGTATTTGGGAATCAACTGAAACAGTAGTTGAAGTAACTGAATAA
- a CDS encoding EAL domain-containing protein yields MVKKFGDYVELNNNTIENSNFTITSPNEIFNILKKIEKIEKNNIIIHIISSSDNTQMLQNLKKEINGVVPQAKIVFLKHNEKSKICLNVYTLKDDAESKDFSNEIFNKLYRDNSNKSGEIIKYRNKLLSRYFTDHLTNLPNVYQLRGDLEENENFTLIIFNIDNFQTINNFYGYLIGDYVIENVAKYLQRNIPEYDVYKLSGDEFALVINKNMFFYDLKEHLSNLYDRLKDISVKYQGINIFVNVTLASSVNGDNTNIFSKVSMALRHAKEIRAHFWIYEDKMDFENNYAKKLQLSDVVREAVSNFRIVPYYQAIIDTKTSKIMKYECLARLIDINGKVLSPLDFIPIAKKIKNYHIVTQTIIDKSFATFEILDFEFTINLSIEDIVNKEMFIFIMNKLKNSKVSNKVTFEILESDAIEDFKKVERFICEVKRYGAKIAIDDFGSGYSNFAYLTKMSADYIKIDGSLVKEIDTDRSSLLVVETIVEFAKKLGIKTIAEYVHSRVIMDRVKELGVDYSQGYYIDEPSLMA; encoded by the coding sequence ATGGTAAAAAAATTTGGAGATTATGTGGAACTAAACAATAACACAATAGAAAATAGCAATTTTACTATCACATCTCCTAATGAAATTTTTAATATTTTAAAAAAAATAGAAAAAATAGAAAAAAACAATATTATTATCCATATAATATCTTCTTCAGATAACACACAAATGCTTCAAAATTTAAAAAAAGAGATAAACGGTGTAGTTCCACAGGCAAAGATAGTTTTTCTCAAACACAATGAAAAATCTAAAATATGCTTGAATGTTTATACTTTAAAAGATGATGCAGAGAGTAAAGATTTCAGCAATGAGATATTCAATAAACTCTATAGAGACAATTCAAATAAAAGCGGCGAAATAATCAAATACAGGAACAAGCTTCTTAGCAGATATTTTACTGATCACTTAACAAATCTTCCAAATGTTTATCAGTTAAGAGGAGACTTAGAGGAGAATGAAAACTTCACATTGATTATTTTTAACATAGACAATTTTCAGACAATTAATAATTTTTATGGATACTTGATTGGAGATTATGTAATTGAAAATGTTGCCAAATATCTTCAAAGAAATATTCCAGAATATGATGTTTATAAACTATCTGGTGATGAGTTTGCGCTTGTCATAAACAAAAACATGTTTTTTTATGACTTAAAAGAGCACCTAAGTAACCTTTATGATCGTTTGAAAGACATTTCAGTTAAATATCAGGGTATTAATATATTTGTTAATGTCACCCTAGCCTCATCAGTCAACGGAGACAATACAAATATATTTTCCAAAGTCTCAATGGCACTCAGGCATGCTAAAGAGATTCGTGCCCATTTTTGGATATATGAAGATAAAATGGATTTTGAAAATAATTATGCAAAAAAACTTCAGTTATCGGATGTCGTAAGAGAGGCTGTTAGCAATTTTAGGATTGTTCCATATTATCAGGCTATTATAGATACCAAAACTTCTAAAATAATGAAATATGAGTGTCTGGCAAGACTCATAGATATAAATGGAAAAGTGTTGTCACCACTAGACTTTATACCTATAGCAAAAAAGATAAAAAACTACCATATAGTTACACAAACAATAATTGATAAATCATTCGCTACGTTTGAAATTCTTGATTTTGAATTTACAATAAATTTATCAATAGAAGATATTGTAAACAAAGAGATGTTTATATTTATCATGAATAAATTAAAAAATTCAAAAGTATCAAATAAAGTTACTTTTGAAATACTAGAATCAGATGCTATAGAGGATTTTAAGAAAGTTGAACGATTTATCTGTGAAGTAAAAAGATATGGTGCCAAGATTGCTATAGATGACTTTGGAAGCGGTTACTCTAACTTTGCATATTTGACTAAAATGAGTGCTGACTATATAAAAATAGACGGTTCTTTAGTTAAAGAGATTGACACAGACAGAAGTTCCCTTTTAGTTGTGGAAACTATAGTTGAGTTTGCAAAAAAACTTGGAATTAAGACTATTGCAGAGTATGTTCATTCTCGTGTTATTATGGATAGAGTTAAAGAACTAGGTGTTGATTACTCTCAGGGTTATTACATAGACGAACCATCTTTGATGGCTTAA
- the pgsA gene encoding CDP-diacylglycerol--glycerol-3-phosphate 3-phosphatidyltransferase, whose translation MLNLPNALASLRILIAPLMFWIILNPDFFTDSGYDITWNYYTASLLFVLASITDFFDGYIAREWNQMTMLGAILDPLADKMLTLAAFLGLMMIGEASAWAIYIIIVRELFITGIRTVAVSEGLSVKASWAGKIKTVIQMIAIGFLLMHWPFATELLWFAVALTLYSGFEYLYGFKQAILKGKN comes from the coding sequence TTGCTTAATCTTCCCAATGCCTTGGCATCACTTCGCATATTGATTGCGCCATTGATGTTTTGGATAATCTTAAACCCAGATTTTTTTACAGACTCCGGCTATGATATAACATGGAACTACTATACTGCTTCTCTTTTGTTTGTTCTAGCTAGTATTACAGACTTTTTTGATGGCTATATAGCAAGAGAATGGAATCAGATGACTATGCTTGGCGCTATATTGGACCCTCTTGCGGATAAGATGCTTACACTTGCTGCATTTTTAGGTCTCATGATGATTGGCGAGGCTTCTGCTTGGGCGATTTATATTATTATAGTTCGTGAGCTTTTCATTACCGGAATTCGAACTGTTGCGGTTAGCGAAGGATTAAGCGTTAAAGCTTCGTGGGCTGGAAAAATAAAAACAGTTATACAGATGATTGCCATTGGTTTTTTACTAATGCACTGGCCTTTTGCGACTGAGCTTTTATGGTTTGCGGTAGCTCTTACTCTATACTCAGGATTTGAATATCTTTATGGGTTTAAACAAGCAATTTTAAAAGGTAAAAATTAA
- the rseP gene encoding RIP metalloprotease RseP codes for MSFIISLLVLSALIFFHELGHYFAARAMGVYVEVFSIGFGKKIASFYKWGTEWRIALIPLGGYVRMKGQDDSDPSKKSYDNNSYNVKTPMQKIFILLAGPLANFVLAFFLYFIIALGGPGILSPVIGNVVKDSPAFIAGLESNDTVKSINGVEIFTWSDMAKHIETSTGSLDIEIVRNNFIEHKILTPKITQTTNMFNEIIQKKMIGIASAGVSHKLELSASETLSYATEQTIYASTMIFTGLKKLIVGEVPAKELGGVISIVKITSDAAAYGWMSVLAFAALISVNLGVLNLLPIPALDGGHIMFNLYEFIFRREASEAIVIKLTIAGWAILFSLMGLGIYNDINRLMG; via the coding sequence ATGAGTTTTATTATCTCTCTTTTAGTCCTATCAGCACTTATATTTTTTCATGAGCTGGGTCACTATTTTGCAGCCCGTGCGATGGGTGTTTATGTTGAAGTTTTCAGTATTGGTTTTGGGAAAAAAATTGCCTCTTTTTACAAATGGGGTACCGAGTGGAGAATAGCACTTATACCACTTGGCGGATACGTAAGGATGAAGGGTCAAGATGACAGTGACCCTAGTAAAAAAAGTTACGACAACAACAGTTACAATGTAAAAACACCGATGCAAAAGATTTTTATACTTTTAGCCGGTCCTCTTGCAAACTTTGTTTTAGCATTTTTTCTTTATTTTATTATTGCTCTTGGTGGTCCTGGTATTTTATCTCCAGTAATTGGAAATGTTGTGAAAGATTCACCTGCTTTTATTGCAGGATTAGAGTCCAACGATACTGTAAAATCTATAAACGGCGTAGAGATTTTCACTTGGTCAGATATGGCTAAGCATATTGAAACTTCAACTGGTTCATTGGATATTGAGATTGTAAGAAATAATTTTATTGAACACAAAATTTTAACTCCAAAAATCACACAAACTACAAATATGTTCAATGAAATTATACAAAAAAAGATGATAGGAATCGCAAGTGCAGGAGTTTCTCATAAACTTGAACTAAGTGCAAGCGAGACACTATCCTATGCCACTGAGCAGACTATATATGCATCCACTATGATATTTACTGGTCTTAAAAAACTTATTGTTGGGGAAGTTCCGGCAAAAGAGCTGGGCGGAGTCATAAGTATAGTTAAAATCACATCAGACGCTGCTGCATACGGATGGATGAGTGTTTTGGCTTTTGCAGCGCTTATTTCCGTTAATCTTGGAGTTTTAAATCTTCTTCCGATTCCAGCACTTGACGGCGGACATATAATGTTTAATCTCTATGAATTTATCTTCAGAAGAGAAGCAAGTGAGGCTATAGTTATAAAACTCACTATCGCTGGATGGGCTATACTTTTCTCGCTTATGGGACTTGGAATATACAACGATATTAATAGACTAATGGGGTAA
- a CDS encoding YggS family pyridoxal phosphate-dependent enzyme → MNQEEYKIYIDNVIRRVEFARVRVSAHHIVKIVAISKYSTAKEIEELYNIGQRAYGENKVQDLKAKSEELKELPIEWHFVGNLQKNKINNLLDIDPTLFHALDSLELAYELQKKLKAREMTLDALLQINSAKEESKHGFMPEIAKESYEKIANECPNINLKGVMSIGAHSDDKDVIKKSFEITHKIYSELKGATICSMGMSGDFELAIECGSNMVRLGSVLFPK, encoded by the coding sequence ATGAATCAAGAAGAGTATAAAATCTATATAGACAATGTTATAAGAAGAGTTGAATTTGCAAGAGTTAGAGTCAGCGCTCATCACATTGTAAAAATTGTAGCAATCAGTAAGTATTCAACAGCCAAAGAGATAGAAGAACTATATAACATAGGTCAAAGAGCTTATGGTGAGAATAAAGTTCAAGATTTAAAAGCTAAGAGTGAAGAGCTTAAAGAGCTTCCAATTGAGTGGCACTTTGTAGGCAATCTTCAAAAGAATAAAATAAATAATCTTTTAGATATTGACCCTACTTTGTTTCATGCACTTGACTCTTTAGAGTTGGCTTATGAATTGCAAAAAAAACTAAAAGCTAGAGAAATGACTCTTGATGCGCTGCTTCAAATAAACTCTGCAAAAGAAGAAAGCAAGCATGGCTTTATGCCCGAGATTGCAAAAGAGAGCTATGAAAAAATAGCTAATGAGTGTCCAAACATCAATCTAAAAGGTGTTATGAGCATAGGTGCACATAGTGATGACAAAGATGTAATTAAAAAAAGTTTTGAGATTACACATAAAATTTATAGTGAACTTAAAGGTGCAACCATTTGTTCTATGGGGATGAGCGGTGATTTTGAGTTAGCAATAGAGTGCGGGTCCAATATGGTTAGACTCGGCTCAGTTTTATTTCCTAAATAA